One window from the genome of Longimicrobium terrae encodes:
- the folP gene encoding dihydropteroate synthase, with amino-acid sequence MHSHPPAAPGPSHTLPAGVGDDASWVLRSRSVSLERPVVMGILNLTPDSFSDGGRFLHPGAAVQQARRMVAEGADLIDVGGESTRPGADPVSAEEEAERVGPVLRALAAELDVPLSVDTRRASVARAALDAGAEIVNDVSGLSDSGMAGVVAAAGAGLVLMHMRGTPRTMQSLTDYGDVVDDVAAELSASLERADAAGIGRERIVVDPGIGFAKTGAQNLELIAGIGRLRARLGRPVLLGASRKAFIGALLGGVPADARDAGTVGACVAGLARGARLFRVHDVRGARQALDVAEAVFRAGRMAP; translated from the coding sequence ATGCACAGTCATCCGCCCGCCGCCCCTGGTCCCTCCCACACGCTCCCCGCGGGCGTGGGGGATGATGCGTCGTGGGTGCTGCGGAGCCGGTCGGTCTCGCTGGAGCGGCCGGTGGTGATGGGGATTCTGAACCTGACGCCGGACAGCTTCAGCGACGGTGGGCGCTTTCTGCACCCCGGCGCGGCGGTGCAGCAGGCGCGGCGGATGGTGGCGGAAGGCGCGGACCTGATCGACGTCGGCGGCGAAAGCACGCGGCCCGGTGCGGATCCGGTTTCCGCGGAGGAGGAGGCGGAGCGCGTGGGGCCCGTGCTGCGCGCGCTGGCCGCGGAGCTGGACGTGCCGCTGAGCGTGGACACCCGCCGCGCGTCCGTGGCGCGCGCGGCGCTGGACGCGGGCGCGGAGATCGTCAACGACGTCTCCGGTCTGTCCGACTCCGGGATGGCGGGCGTGGTGGCCGCCGCCGGGGCGGGCCTCGTCCTGATGCACATGCGCGGTACGCCGCGGACCATGCAGTCGCTGACGGACTACGGCGACGTGGTGGATGACGTGGCCGCGGAGCTGTCCGCGTCGCTGGAGCGCGCGGACGCGGCGGGGATCGGCCGCGAGCGGATCGTGGTGGATCCGGGAATCGGCTTCGCCAAGACGGGGGCGCAGAACCTGGAACTGATCGCGGGGATCGGGCGGCTGCGGGCGCGGCTGGGGCGGCCGGTGCTGCTGGGGGCTTCGCGCAAGGCGTTCATCGGCGCGCTGCTGGGCGGCGTGCCGGCGGACGCGCGCGACGCGGGAACGGTGGGCGCGTGCGTGGCCGGGCTGGCCCGCGGCGCCCGCCTGTTCCGCGTGCACGACGTGCGCGGCGCGCGGCAGGCGCTGGACGTGGCGGAAGCCGTGTTCCGCGCGGGACGGATGGCGCCATGA
- the cdaA gene encoding diadenylate cyclase CdaA, translating into MNTLIERFGFLAPDWRDLVEILIVSWVLYRALLVLAGTRALQMLLGIFAIVALYGAARILNLSLLEYLLERVFEFGVIAALIVFQPELRSALAQLGQNRILRVFSRLEQTQVAEEVTQAAEEMARGKIGAIIAIEREMGLGEYVETGTPLQARVSDALLLNIFTPYSLLHDGAAVIRGDQIVGAGVILPLTQSQVTDRSLGTRHRAALGLSEETDALVVVVSEETGAISLAQGGRLHRGLTPDQLQQMLGQGTAELTTPPGTRASDTL; encoded by the coding sequence ATGAACACGCTGATCGAGCGGTTCGGGTTTCTGGCGCCGGACTGGCGCGACCTGGTGGAGATCCTGATCGTCTCCTGGGTGCTGTACCGCGCGCTGCTGGTGCTGGCCGGGACGCGGGCGCTGCAGATGCTGCTGGGCATTTTTGCCATCGTGGCGCTGTACGGCGCCGCGCGCATCCTGAACCTGTCGCTGCTGGAGTACCTGCTGGAGCGCGTGTTCGAGTTCGGCGTGATCGCCGCGCTCATCGTGTTTCAGCCGGAGCTGAGGAGCGCGCTGGCGCAACTGGGGCAGAACCGCATTCTGCGCGTGTTCAGCCGGCTGGAGCAGACGCAGGTGGCGGAAGAGGTGACGCAGGCGGCGGAGGAGATGGCGCGCGGAAAGATCGGCGCCATCATCGCCATCGAGCGCGAGATGGGGCTGGGCGAGTACGTGGAGACGGGCACGCCGCTGCAGGCCCGCGTATCCGATGCGCTGCTGCTGAACATCTTTACGCCCTACTCGCTGCTGCACGACGGCGCCGCCGTCATTCGCGGCGACCAGATCGTGGGGGCGGGCGTCATCCTTCCGCTCACGCAGTCGCAGGTGACGGACCGCTCGCTCGGAACCCGCCACCGCGCGGCGCTGGGGCTGTCGGAAGAAACGGACGCGCTCGTGGTGGTGGTGTCGGAGGAAACCGGCGCCATTTCGCTGGCGCAGGGCGGCCGCCTGCACCGCGGGCTTACGCCGGACCAGCTGCAGCAGATGCTGGGGCAGGGAACCGCCGAACTCACCACGCCGCCCGGCACCCGCGCGAGCGATACGCTGTAG
- a CDS encoding cation:proton antiporter, translating into MKGAIWFVLIGVLLVAMALSRSVLRRLPLSTSMLYLGAGFVLGPQVAGLMHVDIYTQSAIWERVTEVAVLISLFAAGLKLRTPLRDGRWVLPVRLATVSMLVTVGLVTLVGVFGMGLPVGAAVLLGGILAPTDPVLASDVQVTHPTDGDRLRFGLTGEAGLNDGTAFPFIMLGLGLLGLHDLGEFGWRWFAVDLVWAVGSGLVVGTVLGTLIGRLVLHLRRKHREAVGLDDFLALGLIALAYGVALLVHGYGFLAVFAAGLALRRIERREAGGEEPPQDVAVAATSAEAEDAATDKDKAPAYMAQAALGFTEQLERIGEFAVVLLLGGMISWNFLPSVALWFIPLLFLVIRPVSVYLGLLGSATTSMQRGLIAWFGIRGIGSVYYLTYAMQHGLPEQFSRTVAALVLATVAVSAVAHGISVTPLMARYANRSRREADRMGVTRSALDRRK; encoded by the coding sequence ATGAAGGGAGCGATCTGGTTCGTCCTGATCGGCGTGCTCCTCGTGGCCATGGCGCTTTCGCGCTCCGTGCTGCGCCGGCTGCCGCTCTCGACGTCCATGCTCTACCTGGGCGCCGGCTTCGTCCTTGGCCCGCAGGTGGCCGGGCTGATGCACGTGGACATCTACACGCAGTCGGCGATCTGGGAGCGCGTCACCGAGGTGGCGGTGCTCATTTCGCTGTTCGCGGCCGGGCTCAAGCTGCGCACGCCGCTGCGCGACGGGCGATGGGTGCTGCCGGTTCGCCTTGCGACGGTCTCCATGCTGGTGACGGTGGGGCTGGTGACGCTGGTGGGCGTGTTCGGAATGGGGCTGCCGGTGGGCGCCGCCGTCCTCCTCGGCGGCATCCTGGCCCCAACGGACCCGGTGCTCGCCTCCGACGTGCAGGTCACGCATCCCACCGACGGCGACCGGCTGCGCTTCGGCCTCACGGGCGAGGCGGGGCTCAACGACGGCACCGCGTTTCCCTTCATCATGCTCGGCCTGGGGCTGCTGGGGCTGCACGACCTTGGCGAGTTCGGCTGGCGCTGGTTCGCGGTGGACCTCGTGTGGGCGGTGGGATCGGGGCTGGTGGTGGGCACGGTGCTGGGAACGCTGATCGGGCGGCTGGTGCTGCACCTGCGGCGCAAGCACCGCGAGGCCGTGGGGTTGGACGACTTTCTGGCGCTGGGGCTGATCGCGCTGGCGTACGGAGTGGCGCTGCTGGTGCACGGATACGGCTTTCTGGCCGTGTTTGCCGCGGGGCTCGCGCTGCGCCGCATTGAGCGGCGGGAGGCGGGCGGAGAAGAGCCGCCCCAGGACGTGGCGGTCGCGGCCACCTCCGCCGAGGCCGAAGACGCGGCCACCGACAAGGACAAGGCGCCGGCCTACATGGCGCAGGCCGCGCTGGGCTTTACCGAGCAGCTGGAGCGCATCGGTGAGTTCGCGGTGGTGCTGCTGCTGGGCGGGATGATCTCGTGGAATTTTCTGCCGAGCGTGGCGCTGTGGTTCATTCCGCTGCTGTTTCTGGTTATCCGCCCCGTTTCCGTCTACCTGGGCCTGCTGGGTTCGGCCACCACGAGCATGCAGCGGGGGTTGATTGCGTGGTTCGGCATCCGCGGCATCGGGTCCGTCTATTATCTGACGTACGCCATGCAGCACGGCCTTCCCGAGCAGTTCAGCCGGACGGTGGCGGCTCTGGTGCTGGCCACGGTCGCGGTCTCCGCCGTGGCGCACGGCATTTCGGTGACACCGTTGATGGCGCGCTACGCCAACCGCTCGCGCCGCGAGGCCGACCGCATGGGCGTGACCCGCTCCGCACTGGATCGCAGAAAGTAG
- a CDS encoding GNAT family N-acetyltransferase, with translation MTEYATEAFIIRQIRADEARERAAEFAAILLDCVQGGASVGFMAPLSRDTADGFWKRVAEGVAAGDRILLAAEDVASGEFVGTVQLLVGVPENQPHRADVAKMLVRRSARRRGLGAALMRAAAEAAWQVGRTLLVLDTVTGGDAERLYESLGWVRVGVVPGYALMPDGAPCDTTFFYKSLGDG, from the coding sequence GTGACGGAATATGCGACGGAGGCGTTCATCATCCGCCAGATCCGCGCGGACGAAGCCCGGGAGCGCGCGGCGGAGTTCGCGGCCATTCTGCTGGACTGCGTGCAGGGTGGCGCGTCAGTCGGGTTCATGGCGCCGCTCTCGCGCGATACGGCGGACGGGTTCTGGAAGCGCGTCGCGGAGGGCGTCGCGGCGGGTGACCGCATTCTGCTGGCGGCGGAGGATGTGGCCAGCGGCGAGTTCGTGGGGACGGTGCAGTTGCTGGTCGGCGTGCCGGAAAACCAGCCGCACCGCGCGGACGTGGCGAAGATGCTGGTCCGCCGATCCGCACGGCGGCGGGGGCTGGGCGCCGCCTTGATGCGCGCCGCCGCCGAGGCCGCGTGGCAGGTGGGGCGCACATTGCTGGTACTCGACACCGTGACGGGTGGCGACGCGGAGCGGCTGTATGAGAGCCTTGGATGGGTGCGGGTGGGCGTGGTACCGGGGTACGCGCTGATGCCGGACGGCGCGCCGTGCGATACGACGTTCTTCTACAAGTCGCTGGGTGATGGTTGA
- a CDS encoding helix-turn-helix domain-containing protein, translating to METTNDDINARLAVRLRNLRAERGLTLEALAERAGVSRSMISLVERGESSPTAAVLDRLAAGLGVTLASLFADGAHADASPLSRRADQATWRDPETGYLRRNLSPAGFPSPIELAEIILPAGARVAYDTPGTRAVAISQQVWVMEGGIELSVGGDTHALDAGDCLAMRLEGPIAFRNPTRREARYVVALAADQPSGGTKAHHLRSAP from the coding sequence ATGGAAACAACAAACGATGACATCAACGCGCGGCTCGCGGTGCGGTTGCGGAATCTGCGCGCCGAGCGGGGGCTCACGCTGGAGGCGCTGGCCGAGCGCGCGGGCGTAAGCCGCTCCATGATCTCGCTCGTGGAGCGCGGCGAGAGCAGCCCGACGGCGGCGGTTCTGGACCGGCTGGCCGCGGGGCTGGGCGTAACGCTGGCGTCGCTGTTCGCGGACGGCGCGCACGCCGACGCTTCGCCTCTGTCGCGCCGGGCCGATCAGGCAACATGGCGCGATCCGGAAACCGGCTACCTGCGCCGCAACCTGTCGCCCGCGGGTTTTCCGTCGCCCATCGAACTGGCGGAGATCATCCTGCCGGCGGGCGCGCGGGTGGCGTACGACACGCCGGGTACGCGCGCGGTGGCCATCAGCCAGCAGGTGTGGGTGATGGAGGGCGGCATTGAACTCTCCGTCGGCGGCGACACGCACGCGCTGGACGCGGGCGACTGCCTGGCGATGCGCCTGGAAGGCCCGATCGCGTTCCGTAATCCCACCCGGCGCGAGGCGCGGTATGTCGTCGCGCTCGCCGCGGATCAGCCGTCCGGCGGAACCAAGGCTCACCATCTCAGGAGCGCGCCGTGA
- a CDS encoding helix-turn-helix transcriptional regulator, which produces MDDVLLLEPGSNDEVQCAAAVRRVSHPDDVRDALVGGGRRPTYWVAGPGTALKSLVDSADDMRGDHRLVLLDGVHEGREAVLRAMFRSVIVGDESSLLPVDELLCALTSPDRDRLLIGGAVDHEDGVLLLHRADLSRPPLLVPMAWFTPSGDGTAPDFARFAVVDYGTAVQLGEYEASASAILCEFDADFRRQARRDLADADESFGASLRRLRLQKGLSRADFPGISEKQIARIERGETDRPRRATLERIADRLGVAPEDIATY; this is translated from the coding sequence ATGGATGACGTTCTGCTGCTGGAGCCCGGCAGCAACGACGAGGTGCAGTGCGCCGCCGCCGTCCGCCGCGTGTCGCACCCGGACGACGTGCGCGACGCGCTGGTGGGCGGCGGGCGGCGGCCCACGTACTGGGTGGCCGGCCCCGGAACCGCGCTCAAGTCGCTGGTGGATTCTGCCGATGACATGCGTGGCGATCACCGGCTGGTGCTGCTGGACGGCGTGCACGAAGGCCGGGAGGCCGTGCTGCGGGCCATGTTCCGCAGCGTGATCGTGGGCGACGAGTCCAGCCTGCTTCCGGTGGATGAACTGCTGTGCGCGCTCACCTCGCCAGACCGCGACCGGCTGCTGATCGGCGGGGCGGTGGACCACGAGGATGGCGTGCTGCTGCTGCACCGCGCCGACCTCAGCCGTCCTCCGCTGCTGGTGCCGATGGCGTGGTTCACCCCGTCGGGCGACGGGACCGCGCCGGACTTTGCGCGCTTCGCGGTGGTGGATTACGGGACGGCCGTGCAGTTGGGCGAGTACGAGGCCTCGGCCTCCGCGATCCTGTGCGAGTTCGACGCGGACTTCCGGCGCCAGGCCCGCCGCGACCTGGCCGACGCCGACGAGTCGTTCGGCGCATCGCTCCGCCGTCTGCGGCTCCAGAAGGGATTGTCGCGCGCGGATTTCCCCGGCATCTCCGAAAAGCAGATCGCGCGCATCGAGCGGGGCGAAACGGACCGTCCGCGCCGCGCCACCCTCGAGCGCATCGCCGACCGCCTCGGCGTCGCCCCGGAGGACATCGCGACGTACTGA
- a CDS encoding YggS family pyridoxal phosphate-dependent enzyme, protein MDSHLLAERVARVRDGIERARARSGRTDAVTLVAVTKTHPADTVRAAIAAGLADVGENRVQEMDDKVAELGREAVRWHLIGHLQRNKAARAVALADLIHSLDSIRLAEELSREAVKAGVEVHALVQVNTSGEESKFGLPADEALDAAARMAALPGLRLEGMMTMAPFTEDEAVVRRTFAAARTLCEDAARQIPGFGRALSMGMSNDYEAAVEEGSTLVRVGSTLFGDRGT, encoded by the coding sequence ATGGACTCTCATCTGCTGGCCGAGCGCGTGGCACGCGTACGTGACGGAATCGAGCGTGCGCGCGCGCGATCGGGCCGAACCGACGCGGTCACCCTGGTGGCCGTCACCAAGACGCATCCGGCCGACACCGTGCGCGCCGCCATCGCCGCCGGCCTCGCCGACGTGGGCGAAAACCGCGTGCAGGAGATGGACGACAAGGTGGCCGAACTCGGCCGCGAAGCCGTTCGCTGGCACCTGATCGGCCACCTGCAGCGCAACAAGGCCGCCCGCGCCGTGGCCCTCGCCGACCTCATCCACTCGCTGGATTCCATCCGCCTGGCGGAGGAACTGTCCCGCGAGGCGGTCAAGGCTGGCGTGGAGGTGCACGCGCTCGTTCAGGTCAACACCTCCGGCGAGGAAAGCAAGTTCGGCCTTCCCGCGGACGAAGCGCTTGACGCGGCTGCGCGGATGGCGGCGCTCCCCGGCCTGCGGCTGGAGGGGATGATGACGATGGCGCCGTTCACCGAGGACGAGGCCGTGGTGCGGCGTACCTTTGCCGCCGCGCGCACTCTTTGCGAAGACGCCGCCCGGCAGATCCCCGGCTTCGGCCGCGCGCTGTCGATGGGCATGAGCAACGATTACGAGGCCGCCGTGGAGGAGGGAAGCACCCTGGTCCGCGTCGGCTCGACCCTGTTTGGAGACCGCGGTACATGA
- a CDS encoding DivIVA domain-containing protein — translation MIDLTPLDVKKKKGDFRRVVRGYDPAAVDDFLETVSARMEELVREGMTLNARVEGMTDAMSAYRDRERAMNEALVSAQQLREEMREQAAREADLVLREARAEAERIVGEARRQATQAVEALRRIQGQRVRFLRIFRTLLERQQHELDQEEERTPHLGRGDDFDDPDAQAG, via the coding sequence ATGATCGACCTGACGCCCCTGGACGTAAAGAAAAAGAAGGGCGACTTCCGGCGCGTCGTTCGCGGCTACGACCCCGCCGCGGTGGACGACTTTCTGGAAACCGTCTCCGCGCGCATGGAAGAGCTCGTGCGCGAAGGGATGACGCTCAACGCCCGCGTGGAAGGGATGACGGACGCCATGTCCGCCTACCGCGACCGCGAGCGCGCCATGAACGAGGCGCTCGTCAGCGCCCAGCAGCTGCGCGAGGAAATGCGCGAGCAGGCCGCCCGCGAGGCCGACCTGGTGCTGCGCGAGGCGCGCGCCGAGGCGGAGCGCATCGTGGGCGAGGCGCGGCGGCAGGCCACGCAGGCGGTGGAGGCGCTGCGCCGCATCCAGGGCCAGCGCGTTCGCTTTCTCCGCATCTTTCGCACGCTGCTGGAGCGCCAGCAGCACGAATTGGATCAGGAAGAAGAGCGCACGCCCCACCTGGGCCGCGGCGACGATTTTGACGACCCCGACGCGCAGGCGGGCTGA
- a CDS encoding purine-nucleoside phosphorylase translates to MEQIRQATDAIRAQSDLRPRVALILGTGLGGLAERMEVQTSIPYEQIPGFPLSTVETHKGRLLLGTLGGQPVVAMQGRFHAYEGYTLQQVAFPVRVMRALGAETLVVSNACGGMNPLWGPGDLMLIADHINMLGDNPLIGANADELGPRFPDMSMPYDEELRRLAVEVALDRGITLRRGVYVAVPGPNLETRAEYRMLRGLGADVVGMSTVPEVIVAVHGGMRVLGISIITDQCLPDALEPANITQIIAVAGRAEPHLTALVEGVLERL, encoded by the coding sequence ATGGAGCAGATTCGGCAGGCCACCGACGCCATCCGCGCGCAGAGCGATCTGCGGCCGCGCGTGGCGCTCATCCTGGGCACCGGGCTGGGCGGGCTGGCGGAGCGGATGGAGGTGCAGACGTCCATCCCCTACGAGCAGATTCCCGGCTTTCCGCTGTCCACGGTGGAGACGCACAAGGGCCGGCTGCTGCTGGGCACGCTGGGCGGCCAGCCCGTCGTCGCCATGCAGGGCCGCTTTCACGCGTACGAGGGCTACACGCTGCAGCAGGTGGCCTTTCCCGTGCGCGTCATGCGGGCGCTGGGCGCGGAGACGCTCGTCGTGAGCAATGCGTGCGGGGGAATGAACCCGCTGTGGGGCCCCGGCGACCTGATGCTGATCGCCGATCACATCAACATGCTGGGCGACAACCCGCTCATCGGCGCGAATGCGGATGAGCTGGGGCCGCGCTTTCCCGACATGTCCATGCCGTACGACGAGGAGCTTCGGCGGCTGGCGGTGGAGGTGGCGCTGGACCGCGGCATCACGTTGCGCCGCGGCGTCTACGTGGCCGTGCCCGGGCCCAACCTGGAGACCCGCGCGGAGTACCGCATGCTGCGCGGCCTGGGCGCAGACGTGGTGGGGATGAGCACCGTTCCCGAGGTCATCGTGGCGGTGCATGGCGGGATGCGGGTGCTGGGGATCAGCATCATCACCGACCAGTGCCTGCCGGACGCGCTTGAGCCGGCTAACATCACGCAGATCATCGCCGTGGCCGGGCGCGCGGAGCCGCACCTGACCGCGCTGGTGGAAGGCGTGCTGGAGCGCCTGTGA